Proteins encoded in a region of the Ptychodera flava strain L36383 chromosome 4, AS_Pfla_20210202, whole genome shotgun sequence genome:
- the LOC139131741 gene encoding nucleoporin p58/p45-like isoform X2: MAAFNFGTAATTATGGFGGLGSTGSTGSTLGNPGSTASTGAGGFSFGTTTTQASGGAGLLGAAPTSSTAAGGIFGGAGGSSLFANVSSLSAPSLAGRPTTTTSTSSGAGLTAGGSTGVAAGSATQLAALGLASTSSRKTSLPLGLGSSASTAATSLTGATPAATQSSLTLGGTGLGIGSTSSFGTGLGLNLTTTTASTGLSLGGTTTTASGLGGLSSTTTSSGLGLGGLGTSTGGLGLSGLGTSTAGTGLSLGGLGTSSTGSTGFSLGGGLTTTSAGTGLGLGGFGTSTTGTGLGLGGLGTTTTSSGLGLGGLGTSTTSTGIGLGGLSATTTTASKGLGGVDQTSTTAASGTASTGDKSSDNKALKETALPDPIKTDVQAFKDYVRKQKEIREENSRFSSKPMMKVQGEILGIRQALAVVSNGLQRNTSAVHKLKEETYQELRNAEIAQRTKEIPLALQLENSKPAEYFQRLVEDFENQMQLYRLQIEELESHLGSLAQPVGYTPQELSIIIFRLHETFIAIAAQLQSVHEAVKAQKEHYLNYRKIFHGETVDIFAERKKAAETRQNLPKEMLGPAPFDSMSSAAAAAMATAMTAAQKPGGATGLGAGSAFPAGSAFGGGSFGTILGTGLGATGLGNKGLGNISTGGLGTGLGTAGTTFGGGSAFGGTKTAGFGTSNLGGSLSAGPTTGSTSFVPSFGTPAASTGLGAFTVGASTTATPFGAAKPFTLQKPPATKRGKK, translated from the exons atggcGGCGTTTAACTTCGGAACTGCGGCAACAACCGCTACTGGAGGTTTTGGCGGGCTAGGTTCCACAGGCTCTACTGGGTCGACTCTGGGAAATCCAGG TTCTACAGCTTCAACTGGGGCTGGTGGATTTTCCTTCGGTACGACTACGACTCAAGCTAGTGGTGGTGCTGGTCTCCTCGGTgctgcccctacatcatcaacagcTGCAGGAGGAATATTTGGAGGAGCTGGAGGAAGCTCTCTCTTTGCCAATGTATCAAGTCTGTCTGCCCCATCACTTG CTGGGAGACCCACCACTACCACTTCCACCAGTTCAGGTGCTGGGCTGACCGCTGGTGGAAGTACAGGTGTGGCAGCTGGCTCAGCAACACAACTAGCAGCATTGGGCTTAGCTTCTACATCAAGCAGAAAGACTAGCTTACCATTAGGTCTTGGCTCATCTGCTTCCACTGCTGCCACAAGTCTCACGG GTGCAACACCTGCTGCGACTCAATCTAGTCTCACACTGGGTGGCACTGGTCTAGGAATAGGAAGTACGTCCAGCTTTGGAACTGGATTGGGACTGAATCTCACTACAACAACGGCAAGCACTGGACTGAGCCTTGGAGGAACAACCACAACTGCCTCTGGACTAGGTGGGCTCAGTTCAACGACAACTAGTAGTGGACTGGGCTTAGGTGGGCTTGGAACTTCCACAGGTGGACTAGGGCTCAGTGGGTTGGGCACATCAACAGCCGGTACCGGGCTCAGTTTGGGTGGGCTGGGCACAAGTAGTACTGGAAGCACTGGCTTCAGCCTTGGTGGAGGGCTCACCACGACCTCTGCTGGTACAGGACTTGGCTTGGGTGGGTTTGGCACCAGTACCACAGGGACAGGGCTTGGGTTGGGTGGACttggaacaacaacaacatcaagtGGGCTCGGATTAGGTGGGCTTGGCACAAGCACCACAAGCACAGGCATTGGACTGGGTGGACTGAGTGCCACAACGACCACAGCAAGCAAAGGGCTCGGAGGAGTTGATCAAACCTCAACAACAGCTGCATCAGGAACTGCAAGCACAGGAGACAAAAGCAG TGACAACAAAGCCTTGAAGGAAACTGCACTACCTGACCCTATCAAAACAGATGTCCAGGCATTCAA GGATTACGTCAGGAAACAGAAAGAAATCAGAGAAGAGAACTCCAGGTTCTCGTCCAAGCCGATGATGAAAGTCCAAGGAGAGATCTTGGGTATCAGGCAAGCCCTGGCAGTGGTTTCCAATGGTTTGCAAAGGAATACAAGTGCCGTTCACAAGCTGAAAGAAGAAACATATCAGGAACTAAGAAATGCTGAGATCGCTCAGAGAACCAAAGAAATCCCACTGGCATTGCAACTAGAAAATTCCAAACCAGCTGA atATTTCCAGCGGCTCGTGGaggattttgaaaatcaaatgcaaTTATACAGATTACAGATTGAGGAACTTGAAAGCCATCTAGGTTCACTTGCACAACCTGTTGGATATACACCTCAAG AATTGTCCATAATAATATTCAGATTACATGAGACCTTCATCGCAATAGCTGCACAGCTACAATCAGTACATGAAGCAGTCAAG GCACAAAAGGAACACTAtttgaattacagaaaaatatttcatgGCGAAACAGTGGACATATTTGCTGAAAGGAAAAAGGCAGCTGAGACGCGGCAGAACCTTCCGAAAGAAATGTTAGGACCAGCTCCGTTTGACAGCATGTCAAGTGCTGCAGCTGCTGCCATGGCAACGGCGATGACAGCAGCCCAGAAACCTGGAG GTGCAACAGGACTTGGTGCAGGGTCAGCATTTCCTGCTGGGTCGGCATTCGGAGGAGGCTCATTTGGTACAATCCTTGGAACCGGACTTGGAGCAACAGGACTAGGGAACAAGGGACTCGGCAACATTTCCACAGGAGGTCTAGGAACAGGCCTAGGAACAGCAGGTACAACATTTGGCGGAGGGAGTGCTTTTGGAGGTACCAAGACGGCTGGATTTGGTACAAGTAATCTCGGTGGGAGTTTAAGTGCGGGACCAACCACCGGATCAACATCTTTTG TGCCTTCATTTGGAACTCCCGCTGCGTCGACTGGTCTGGGAGCATTTACTGTGGGAGCAAGTACCACAGCCACACCATTCGGGGCTGCCAAGCCTTTCACGTTACAGAAACCGCCGGCAACCAAGAGAGGCAAGAAATAG
- the LOC139131741 gene encoding nucleoporin p58/p45-like isoform X4: protein MAAFNFGTAATTATGGFGGLGSTGSTGSTLGNPGSTASTGAGGFSFGTTTTQASGGAGLLGAAPTSSTAAGGIFGGAGGSSLFANVSSLSAPSLGATPAATQSSLTLGGTGLGIGSTSSFGTGLGLNLTTTTASTGLSLGGTTTTASGLGGLSSTTTSSGLGLGGLGTSTGGLGLSGLGTSTAGTGLSLGGLGTSSTGSTGFSLGGGLTTTSAGTGLGLGGFGTSTTGTGLGLGGLGTTTTSSGLGLGGLGTSTTSTGIGLGGLSATTTTASKGLGGVDQTSTTAASGTASTGDKSSDNKALKETALPDPIKTDVQAFKDYVRKQKEIREENSRFSSKPMMKVQGEILGIRQALAVVSNGLQRNTSAVHKLKEETYQELRNAEIAQRTKEIPLALQLENSKPAEYFQRLVEDFENQMQLYRLQIEELESHLGSLAQPVGYTPQELSIIIFRLHETFIAIAAQLQSVHEAVKAQKEHYLNYRKIFHGETVDIFAERKKAAETRQNLPKEMLGPAPFDSMSSAAAAAMATAMTAAQKPGGATGLGAGSAFPAGSAFGGGSFGTILGTGLGATGLGNKGLGNISTGGLGTGLGTAGTTFGGGSAFGGTKTAGFGTSNLGGSLSAGPTTGSTSFGGFGTNTTVPSFGTPAASTGLGAFTVGASTTATPFGAAKPFTLQKPPATKRGKK, encoded by the exons atggcGGCGTTTAACTTCGGAACTGCGGCAACAACCGCTACTGGAGGTTTTGGCGGGCTAGGTTCCACAGGCTCTACTGGGTCGACTCTGGGAAATCCAGG TTCTACAGCTTCAACTGGGGCTGGTGGATTTTCCTTCGGTACGACTACGACTCAAGCTAGTGGTGGTGCTGGTCTCCTCGGTgctgcccctacatcatcaacagcTGCAGGAGGAATATTTGGAGGAGCTGGAGGAAGCTCTCTCTTTGCCAATGTATCAAGTCTGTCTGCCCCATCACTTG GTGCAACACCTGCTGCGACTCAATCTAGTCTCACACTGGGTGGCACTGGTCTAGGAATAGGAAGTACGTCCAGCTTTGGAACTGGATTGGGACTGAATCTCACTACAACAACGGCAAGCACTGGACTGAGCCTTGGAGGAACAACCACAACTGCCTCTGGACTAGGTGGGCTCAGTTCAACGACAACTAGTAGTGGACTGGGCTTAGGTGGGCTTGGAACTTCCACAGGTGGACTAGGGCTCAGTGGGTTGGGCACATCAACAGCCGGTACCGGGCTCAGTTTGGGTGGGCTGGGCACAAGTAGTACTGGAAGCACTGGCTTCAGCCTTGGTGGAGGGCTCACCACGACCTCTGCTGGTACAGGACTTGGCTTGGGTGGGTTTGGCACCAGTACCACAGGGACAGGGCTTGGGTTGGGTGGACttggaacaacaacaacatcaagtGGGCTCGGATTAGGTGGGCTTGGCACAAGCACCACAAGCACAGGCATTGGACTGGGTGGACTGAGTGCCACAACGACCACAGCAAGCAAAGGGCTCGGAGGAGTTGATCAAACCTCAACAACAGCTGCATCAGGAACTGCAAGCACAGGAGACAAAAGCAG TGACAACAAAGCCTTGAAGGAAACTGCACTACCTGACCCTATCAAAACAGATGTCCAGGCATTCAA GGATTACGTCAGGAAACAGAAAGAAATCAGAGAAGAGAACTCCAGGTTCTCGTCCAAGCCGATGATGAAAGTCCAAGGAGAGATCTTGGGTATCAGGCAAGCCCTGGCAGTGGTTTCCAATGGTTTGCAAAGGAATACAAGTGCCGTTCACAAGCTGAAAGAAGAAACATATCAGGAACTAAGAAATGCTGAGATCGCTCAGAGAACCAAAGAAATCCCACTGGCATTGCAACTAGAAAATTCCAAACCAGCTGA atATTTCCAGCGGCTCGTGGaggattttgaaaatcaaatgcaaTTATACAGATTACAGATTGAGGAACTTGAAAGCCATCTAGGTTCACTTGCACAACCTGTTGGATATACACCTCAAG AATTGTCCATAATAATATTCAGATTACATGAGACCTTCATCGCAATAGCTGCACAGCTACAATCAGTACATGAAGCAGTCAAG GCACAAAAGGAACACTAtttgaattacagaaaaatatttcatgGCGAAACAGTGGACATATTTGCTGAAAGGAAAAAGGCAGCTGAGACGCGGCAGAACCTTCCGAAAGAAATGTTAGGACCAGCTCCGTTTGACAGCATGTCAAGTGCTGCAGCTGCTGCCATGGCAACGGCGATGACAGCAGCCCAGAAACCTGGAG GTGCAACAGGACTTGGTGCAGGGTCAGCATTTCCTGCTGGGTCGGCATTCGGAGGAGGCTCATTTGGTACAATCCTTGGAACCGGACTTGGAGCAACAGGACTAGGGAACAAGGGACTCGGCAACATTTCCACAGGAGGTCTAGGAACAGGCCTAGGAACAGCAGGTACAACATTTGGCGGAGGGAGTGCTTTTGGAGGTACCAAGACGGCTGGATTTGGTACAAGTAATCTCGGTGGGAGTTTAAGTGCGGGACCAACCACCGGATCAACATCTTTTGGTGGGTTTGGTACAAACACCACGG TGCCTTCATTTGGAACTCCCGCTGCGTCGACTGGTCTGGGAGCATTTACTGTGGGAGCAAGTACCACAGCCACACCATTCGGGGCTGCCAAGCCTTTCACGTTACAGAAACCGCCGGCAACCAAGAGAGGCAAGAAATAG
- the LOC139131741 gene encoding nucleoporin p58/p45-like isoform X1 encodes MAAFNFGTAATTATGGFGGLGSTGSTGSTLGNPGSTASTGAGGFSFGTTTTQASGGAGLLGAAPTSSTAAGGIFGGAGGSSLFANVSSLSAPSLAGRPTTTTSTSSGAGLTAGGSTGVAAGSATQLAALGLASTSSRKTSLPLGLGSSASTAATSLTGATPAATQSSLTLGGTGLGIGSTSSFGTGLGLNLTTTTASTGLSLGGTTTTASGLGGLSSTTTSSGLGLGGLGTSTGGLGLSGLGTSTAGTGLSLGGLGTSSTGSTGFSLGGGLTTTSAGTGLGLGGFGTSTTGTGLGLGGLGTTTTSSGLGLGGLGTSTTSTGIGLGGLSATTTTASKGLGGVDQTSTTAASGTASTGDKSSDNKALKETALPDPIKTDVQAFKDYVRKQKEIREENSRFSSKPMMKVQGEILGIRQALAVVSNGLQRNTSAVHKLKEETYQELRNAEIAQRTKEIPLALQLENSKPAEYFQRLVEDFENQMQLYRLQIEELESHLGSLAQPVGYTPQELSIIIFRLHETFIAIAAQLQSVHEAVKAQKEHYLNYRKIFHGETVDIFAERKKAAETRQNLPKEMLGPAPFDSMSSAAAAAMATAMTAAQKPGGATGLGAGSAFPAGSAFGGGSFGTILGTGLGATGLGNKGLGNISTGGLGTGLGTAGTTFGGGSAFGGTKTAGFGTSNLGGSLSAGPTTGSTSFGGFGTNTTVPSFGTPAASTGLGAFTVGASTTATPFGAAKPFTLQKPPATKRGKK; translated from the exons atggcGGCGTTTAACTTCGGAACTGCGGCAACAACCGCTACTGGAGGTTTTGGCGGGCTAGGTTCCACAGGCTCTACTGGGTCGACTCTGGGAAATCCAGG TTCTACAGCTTCAACTGGGGCTGGTGGATTTTCCTTCGGTACGACTACGACTCAAGCTAGTGGTGGTGCTGGTCTCCTCGGTgctgcccctacatcatcaacagcTGCAGGAGGAATATTTGGAGGAGCTGGAGGAAGCTCTCTCTTTGCCAATGTATCAAGTCTGTCTGCCCCATCACTTG CTGGGAGACCCACCACTACCACTTCCACCAGTTCAGGTGCTGGGCTGACCGCTGGTGGAAGTACAGGTGTGGCAGCTGGCTCAGCAACACAACTAGCAGCATTGGGCTTAGCTTCTACATCAAGCAGAAAGACTAGCTTACCATTAGGTCTTGGCTCATCTGCTTCCACTGCTGCCACAAGTCTCACGG GTGCAACACCTGCTGCGACTCAATCTAGTCTCACACTGGGTGGCACTGGTCTAGGAATAGGAAGTACGTCCAGCTTTGGAACTGGATTGGGACTGAATCTCACTACAACAACGGCAAGCACTGGACTGAGCCTTGGAGGAACAACCACAACTGCCTCTGGACTAGGTGGGCTCAGTTCAACGACAACTAGTAGTGGACTGGGCTTAGGTGGGCTTGGAACTTCCACAGGTGGACTAGGGCTCAGTGGGTTGGGCACATCAACAGCCGGTACCGGGCTCAGTTTGGGTGGGCTGGGCACAAGTAGTACTGGAAGCACTGGCTTCAGCCTTGGTGGAGGGCTCACCACGACCTCTGCTGGTACAGGACTTGGCTTGGGTGGGTTTGGCACCAGTACCACAGGGACAGGGCTTGGGTTGGGTGGACttggaacaacaacaacatcaagtGGGCTCGGATTAGGTGGGCTTGGCACAAGCACCACAAGCACAGGCATTGGACTGGGTGGACTGAGTGCCACAACGACCACAGCAAGCAAAGGGCTCGGAGGAGTTGATCAAACCTCAACAACAGCTGCATCAGGAACTGCAAGCACAGGAGACAAAAGCAG TGACAACAAAGCCTTGAAGGAAACTGCACTACCTGACCCTATCAAAACAGATGTCCAGGCATTCAA GGATTACGTCAGGAAACAGAAAGAAATCAGAGAAGAGAACTCCAGGTTCTCGTCCAAGCCGATGATGAAAGTCCAAGGAGAGATCTTGGGTATCAGGCAAGCCCTGGCAGTGGTTTCCAATGGTTTGCAAAGGAATACAAGTGCCGTTCACAAGCTGAAAGAAGAAACATATCAGGAACTAAGAAATGCTGAGATCGCTCAGAGAACCAAAGAAATCCCACTGGCATTGCAACTAGAAAATTCCAAACCAGCTGA atATTTCCAGCGGCTCGTGGaggattttgaaaatcaaatgcaaTTATACAGATTACAGATTGAGGAACTTGAAAGCCATCTAGGTTCACTTGCACAACCTGTTGGATATACACCTCAAG AATTGTCCATAATAATATTCAGATTACATGAGACCTTCATCGCAATAGCTGCACAGCTACAATCAGTACATGAAGCAGTCAAG GCACAAAAGGAACACTAtttgaattacagaaaaatatttcatgGCGAAACAGTGGACATATTTGCTGAAAGGAAAAAGGCAGCTGAGACGCGGCAGAACCTTCCGAAAGAAATGTTAGGACCAGCTCCGTTTGACAGCATGTCAAGTGCTGCAGCTGCTGCCATGGCAACGGCGATGACAGCAGCCCAGAAACCTGGAG GTGCAACAGGACTTGGTGCAGGGTCAGCATTTCCTGCTGGGTCGGCATTCGGAGGAGGCTCATTTGGTACAATCCTTGGAACCGGACTTGGAGCAACAGGACTAGGGAACAAGGGACTCGGCAACATTTCCACAGGAGGTCTAGGAACAGGCCTAGGAACAGCAGGTACAACATTTGGCGGAGGGAGTGCTTTTGGAGGTACCAAGACGGCTGGATTTGGTACAAGTAATCTCGGTGGGAGTTTAAGTGCGGGACCAACCACCGGATCAACATCTTTTGGTGGGTTTGGTACAAACACCACGG TGCCTTCATTTGGAACTCCCGCTGCGTCGACTGGTCTGGGAGCATTTACTGTGGGAGCAAGTACCACAGCCACACCATTCGGGGCTGCCAAGCCTTTCACGTTACAGAAACCGCCGGCAACCAAGAGAGGCAAGAAATAG
- the LOC139131741 gene encoding nucleoporin p58/p45-like isoform X3: protein MAAFNFGTAATTATGGFGGLGSTGSTGSTLGNPGSTASTGAGGFSFGTTTTQASGGAGLLGAAPTSSTAAGGIFGGAGGSSLFANVSSLSAPSLAGRPTTTTSTSSGAGLTAGGSTGVAAGSATQLAALGLASTSSRKTSLPLGLGSSASTAATSLTGATPAATQSSLTLGGTGLGIGSTSSFGTGLGLNLTTTTASTGLSLGGTTTTASGLGGLSSTTTSSGLGLGGLGTSTGGLGLSGLGTSTAGTGLSLGGLGTSSTGSTGFSLGGGLTTTSAGTGLGLGGFGTSTTGTGLGLGGLGTTTTSSGLGLGGLGTSTTSTGIGLGGLSATTTTASKGLGGVDQTSTTAASGTASTGDKSSDNKALKETALPDPIKTDVQAFKDYVRKQKEIREENSRFSSKPMMKVQGEILGIRQALAVVSNGLQRNTSAVHKLKEETYQELRNAEIAQRTKEIPLALQLENSKPAEYFQRLVEDFENQMQLYRLQIEELESHLGSLAQPVGYTPQELSIIIFRLHETFIAIAAQLQSVHEAVKAQKEHYLNYRKIFHGETVDIFAERKKAAETRQNLPKEMLGPAPFDSMSSAAAAAMATAMTAAQKPGGATGLGAGSAFPAGSAFGGGSFGTILGTGLGATGLGNKGLGNISTGGLGTGLGTAVPSFGTPAASTGLGAFTVGASTTATPFGAAKPFTLQKPPATKRGKK, encoded by the exons atggcGGCGTTTAACTTCGGAACTGCGGCAACAACCGCTACTGGAGGTTTTGGCGGGCTAGGTTCCACAGGCTCTACTGGGTCGACTCTGGGAAATCCAGG TTCTACAGCTTCAACTGGGGCTGGTGGATTTTCCTTCGGTACGACTACGACTCAAGCTAGTGGTGGTGCTGGTCTCCTCGGTgctgcccctacatcatcaacagcTGCAGGAGGAATATTTGGAGGAGCTGGAGGAAGCTCTCTCTTTGCCAATGTATCAAGTCTGTCTGCCCCATCACTTG CTGGGAGACCCACCACTACCACTTCCACCAGTTCAGGTGCTGGGCTGACCGCTGGTGGAAGTACAGGTGTGGCAGCTGGCTCAGCAACACAACTAGCAGCATTGGGCTTAGCTTCTACATCAAGCAGAAAGACTAGCTTACCATTAGGTCTTGGCTCATCTGCTTCCACTGCTGCCACAAGTCTCACGG GTGCAACACCTGCTGCGACTCAATCTAGTCTCACACTGGGTGGCACTGGTCTAGGAATAGGAAGTACGTCCAGCTTTGGAACTGGATTGGGACTGAATCTCACTACAACAACGGCAAGCACTGGACTGAGCCTTGGAGGAACAACCACAACTGCCTCTGGACTAGGTGGGCTCAGTTCAACGACAACTAGTAGTGGACTGGGCTTAGGTGGGCTTGGAACTTCCACAGGTGGACTAGGGCTCAGTGGGTTGGGCACATCAACAGCCGGTACCGGGCTCAGTTTGGGTGGGCTGGGCACAAGTAGTACTGGAAGCACTGGCTTCAGCCTTGGTGGAGGGCTCACCACGACCTCTGCTGGTACAGGACTTGGCTTGGGTGGGTTTGGCACCAGTACCACAGGGACAGGGCTTGGGTTGGGTGGACttggaacaacaacaacatcaagtGGGCTCGGATTAGGTGGGCTTGGCACAAGCACCACAAGCACAGGCATTGGACTGGGTGGACTGAGTGCCACAACGACCACAGCAAGCAAAGGGCTCGGAGGAGTTGATCAAACCTCAACAACAGCTGCATCAGGAACTGCAAGCACAGGAGACAAAAGCAG TGACAACAAAGCCTTGAAGGAAACTGCACTACCTGACCCTATCAAAACAGATGTCCAGGCATTCAA GGATTACGTCAGGAAACAGAAAGAAATCAGAGAAGAGAACTCCAGGTTCTCGTCCAAGCCGATGATGAAAGTCCAAGGAGAGATCTTGGGTATCAGGCAAGCCCTGGCAGTGGTTTCCAATGGTTTGCAAAGGAATACAAGTGCCGTTCACAAGCTGAAAGAAGAAACATATCAGGAACTAAGAAATGCTGAGATCGCTCAGAGAACCAAAGAAATCCCACTGGCATTGCAACTAGAAAATTCCAAACCAGCTGA atATTTCCAGCGGCTCGTGGaggattttgaaaatcaaatgcaaTTATACAGATTACAGATTGAGGAACTTGAAAGCCATCTAGGTTCACTTGCACAACCTGTTGGATATACACCTCAAG AATTGTCCATAATAATATTCAGATTACATGAGACCTTCATCGCAATAGCTGCACAGCTACAATCAGTACATGAAGCAGTCAAG GCACAAAAGGAACACTAtttgaattacagaaaaatatttcatgGCGAAACAGTGGACATATTTGCTGAAAGGAAAAAGGCAGCTGAGACGCGGCAGAACCTTCCGAAAGAAATGTTAGGACCAGCTCCGTTTGACAGCATGTCAAGTGCTGCAGCTGCTGCCATGGCAACGGCGATGACAGCAGCCCAGAAACCTGGAG GTGCAACAGGACTTGGTGCAGGGTCAGCATTTCCTGCTGGGTCGGCATTCGGAGGAGGCTCATTTGGTACAATCCTTGGAACCGGACTTGGAGCAACAGGACTAGGGAACAAGGGACTCGGCAACATTTCCACAGGAGGTCTAGGAACAGGCCTAGGAACAGCAG TGCCTTCATTTGGAACTCCCGCTGCGTCGACTGGTCTGGGAGCATTTACTGTGGGAGCAAGTACCACAGCCACACCATTCGGGGCTGCCAAGCCTTTCACGTTACAGAAACCGCCGGCAACCAAGAGAGGCAAGAAATAG